Proteins encoded together in one Microbacterium sp. zg-Y625 window:
- a CDS encoding acylphosphatase translates to MRRVHVIVRGEVQGVGYRYTLRMVATDAGTSGWVRNRRDGTVEAEIEGTAEQVDAVLAWMAEGPPGSRVDAAAVTERDPRRSAGFDVLPTA, encoded by the coding sequence ATGAGACGGGTGCACGTGATCGTCCGCGGCGAAGTGCAGGGCGTCGGCTACCGGTACACGCTGCGCATGGTGGCCACGGATGCCGGGACGTCCGGATGGGTGCGCAACCGCCGCGACGGCACGGTCGAGGCCGAGATCGAGGGCACCGCGGAGCAGGTGGACGCCGTGCTCGCGTGGATGGCCGAGGGCCCTCCGGGCTCTCGGGTAGATGCCGCAGCAGTGACCGAACGCGACCCCCGGCGCTCCGCGGGGTTCGACGTCCTGCCGACCGCTTGA
- the rplA gene encoding 50S ribosomal protein L1, whose amino-acid sequence MAKSKVYNAAAEKIEPGKFYSSTEAVQLAKETGSKKFDSTVEVALKLAVDPRKADQMVRGTVILPHGTGKTARVIVFATGPAAEAAIAAGADEVGGAELIEKVAGGWTNFDAAVSTPELMGQVGRLGKVLGPRGLMPNPKTGTVTPNPAKAVEEIKGGKIEFRVDKHANVHFVVGKASFSAEQLDENFKAALEEIVRLKPSSSKGRYIQKGAVSTTFGPGIPLDVNVF is encoded by the coding sequence ATGGCTAAGTCCAAGGTTTACAACGCAGCGGCCGAGAAGATCGAGCCCGGCAAGTTCTATTCGTCCACCGAGGCCGTTCAGCTGGCCAAGGAGACCGGGTCGAAGAAGTTCGACTCGACCGTCGAGGTCGCGCTCAAGCTCGCCGTCGACCCGCGCAAGGCGGACCAGATGGTCCGTGGCACGGTCATCCTGCCCCACGGCACGGGCAAGACCGCCCGCGTCATCGTGTTCGCAACGGGCCCGGCGGCCGAGGCCGCCATCGCCGCAGGTGCGGACGAGGTCGGCGGTGCCGAGCTCATCGAGAAAGTCGCCGGTGGCTGGACCAACTTCGACGCAGCGGTCTCCACGCCCGAGCTCATGGGCCAGGTCGGTCGCCTCGGTAAGGTGCTGGGTCCCCGCGGCCTCATGCCGAACCCGAAGACCGGCACCGTGACCCCCAACCCGGCCAAGGCCGTGGAGGAGATCAAGGGCGGAAAGATCGAGTTCCGTGTCGACAAGCACGCCAACGTGCACTTCGTCGTCGGCAAGGCGTCGTTCTCGGCCGAGCAGCTGGACGAGAACTTCAAGGCCGCGCTCGAAGAGATCGTGCGTCTGAAGCCGTCGAGCTCGAAGGGCCGTTACATCCAGAAGGGTGCGGTGTCGACCACGTTCGGCCCCGGCATCCCGCTGGACGTCAACGTCTTCTGA